Proteins found in one Neomonachus schauinslandi chromosome 1, ASM220157v2, whole genome shotgun sequence genomic segment:
- the CHODL gene encoding chondrolectin isoform X1 — translation MSRVVSLLLGAALLCGHGVFCRRVVSGQKVCFADLKHPCYKMAYFHELSSRVSFQEARLACESEGGALLSLENEAEQKLIESMLQNLTKPGTGISDGDFWIGLWRNGEGQTFGACPDLYQWSDGSGSQYRNWYTDEPSCGSEKCVVMYHQPTANPGLGGPYLYQWNDDRCNMKHNYICKYEPEINPTSPVEKTYFTNQPGDTHQNVVVTEAGIIPNLIYVVIPTIPLLLLILVAFGTCCFQMLHKSKGRTKTSPTQSTLWISKSTRKESGMEV, via the exons ATGAGCCGCGTGGTCTCACTGCTGCTGGGCGCCGCGCTGCTCTGTGGCCACGGAGTTTTCTGCCGCCGGGTGGTCAGCG GCCAAAAGGTGTGTTTCGCTGACCTCAAGCATCCCTGCTACAAAATGGCCTACTTCCATGAACTGTCCAGCCGAGTGAGCTTCCAGGAGGCACGCCTGGCTTGTGAGAGCGAGGGGGGAGCCCTTCTCAGCCTGGAGAATGAAGCAGAACAGAAGCTAATAGAAAGTATGTTGCAAAACCTGACAAAACCAGGAACGGGGATTTCTGATGGTGATTTCTGGATAGGGCTTTGGCGAAACGGAGAGGGGCAAACATTTGGTGCTTGCCCAGATCTCTACCAGTGGTCTGATGGAAGCGGTTCCCAGTACCG AAACTGGTATACCGATGAACCTTCCTGCGGAAGTGAAAAGTGTGTTGTGATGTATCATCAACCAACAGCCAACCCAGGCCTTGGGGGTCCCTACCTTTACCAGTGGAACGATGACAGGTGCAACATGAAGCACAATTACATCTGCAAGTATGAACCAG AGATTAACCCAACTTCTCCTGTAGAAAAGACTTATTTTACAAATCAACCAGGAGACACCCATCAAAATGTGGTTGTTACTGAAGCAG gcATAATTCCCAATCTAATTTATGTTGTTATACCAACAATCCCACTGCTTTTATTGATACTGGTCGCTTTTGGAACCTGCTGTTTCCAGATGCTGCATAAAAG taaaggaagaacaaaaactAGCCCAACCCAGTCCACACTGTGGATTTCAAAAAGCACCAGAAAAGAAAGTGGCATGGAGGTATAA
- the CHODL gene encoding chondrolectin isoform X2 — MAYFHELSSRVSFQEARLACESEGGALLSLENEAEQKLIESMLQNLTKPGTGISDGDFWIGLWRNGEGQTFGACPDLYQWSDGSGSQYRNWYTDEPSCGSEKCVVMYHQPTANPGLGGPYLYQWNDDRCNMKHNYICKYEPEINPTSPVEKTYFTNQPGDTHQNVVVTEAGIIPNLIYVVIPTIPLLLLILVAFGTCCFQMLHKSKGRTKTSPTQSTLWISKSTRKESGMEV; from the exons ATGGCCTACTTCCATGAACTGTCCAGCCGAGTGAGCTTCCAGGAGGCACGCCTGGCTTGTGAGAGCGAGGGGGGAGCCCTTCTCAGCCTGGAGAATGAAGCAGAACAGAAGCTAATAGAAAGTATGTTGCAAAACCTGACAAAACCAGGAACGGGGATTTCTGATGGTGATTTCTGGATAGGGCTTTGGCGAAACGGAGAGGGGCAAACATTTGGTGCTTGCCCAGATCTCTACCAGTGGTCTGATGGAAGCGGTTCCCAGTACCG AAACTGGTATACCGATGAACCTTCCTGCGGAAGTGAAAAGTGTGTTGTGATGTATCATCAACCAACAGCCAACCCAGGCCTTGGGGGTCCCTACCTTTACCAGTGGAACGATGACAGGTGCAACATGAAGCACAATTACATCTGCAAGTATGAACCAG AGATTAACCCAACTTCTCCTGTAGAAAAGACTTATTTTACAAATCAACCAGGAGACACCCATCAAAATGTGGTTGTTACTGAAGCAG gcATAATTCCCAATCTAATTTATGTTGTTATACCAACAATCCCACTGCTTTTATTGATACTGGTCGCTTTTGGAACCTGCTGTTTCCAGATGCTGCATAAAAG taaaggaagaacaaaaactAGCCCAACCCAGTCCACACTGTGGATTTCAAAAAGCACCAGAAAAGAAAGTGGCATGGAGGTATAA